Genomic segment of Triticum aestivum cultivar Chinese Spring chromosome 6A, IWGSC CS RefSeq v2.1, whole genome shotgun sequence:
GTtgtttcttcttcctcccgctgcGTCTCCTGCTTGCGCGCTGCGGCGACACCTCCTCCTCGTTGCCCCCGACGCCGGAGGAGGCACGGGGAAAGCAACAGTGTCTCGCGCTGCGCTTGCGCCACCTCGGGTGTGCGTGGGCCTACGGGTCGGTCGCCGCCTCGGCCGTGCGCCAGTCCgcaaaggaggaggaaggggaTTCCGTTCGCCGCCAAGGCGTACTGGGTATGCTCCTCGAGTCCCCGCTCTTCAGGCCCCTCCTCACCCCCCTCATCAAGAAGCAGAACAACATGACGCAGGTCCTCTCCTCCCTTGTCAGCTTTCattttgtttgaaattattttggccaGCAACTCCGTGGTTTGCTTCTGTTGATTCTGGTCTTGTTATGTTGGGGGCGAGCAGATGCTGTAGCGCACGGGGATCCCCGACCGGCCCATGTTCTTCCCGGAGTACCCTCTCTCTGTACAAGCAAAAGCAGCTATGAGAAACTTTTCATTCAGTCAAGTTCTACTGATTTTTAGTCTTCTTGAATTTTGTATAGTTGAGATAGATGTTCTACTTCTTTCATTCAGTCAGGCTCTACTGAAACATTTTGCAGAAACAATGTACTGCTGAAACTGAAAAAAGGAACAGAAACATAAATGTTCTGCTGAAACTGAAAAAAGGAACAGAACCACACCTGAATAATTTATACTCATTCTTCAATAGATTTAAAAATGTTCAGACTTTGGATGTTCACTGAAATAATAAATCTTGTCTTTCCTAAAAACTGAATTTGTATATTAAGTCTTTGCTAAAGAGAAATAGTAAATCTTATCATAACAAATGCTCATTCAGAAGTGTTCAGAAATCTTCAGTTTTTTATCCTGAAATGTTCAATTTTTTGCTCTCTAAATTGTGTGCCTTTATTGCTCATTCAGTGCTCAGTACAGTATTCAGTTTGAGTAAAATTCAGTTCTTGTGGTGAGTTGAAGAGCATTGCTCCGTGCCTTGCTAtgcctagtgtgtgtgtgtgtgtgtatatatatatatatatatatatatatatatatatatatatatatacggtggCGCTAAAGTGAGCGTGCGCGCAGAATGCTAATCCTACGCTCCGGCCAAGTCGTGCACCCACTAAACCGGTCAAACCAGTGACTTCCCTCCACTTGCTAGTAAAAGTCCATGTAAAAATAGTAACACAATTAAATTATTACCATCAACATGCAACTACGGTTCGCCTGGCCAGGTACTCCCTCCACTTGCTAGTAAACTTAGTGGTAAAAATTGTAACGGGATTATAATGGTTACCATCAGTATGCACATGTGCGCTCGCTAACATTCTGCTAGTAAAATTCATAGTAAACATAGTAACAACAATAAAATCCTTACTGCTAGTAAAATGGTTACCTAAAAAGTAGCTAGATAGTAATTGCATTACTACTACCTATTGTAGGTTTACTACCTAACTGAACAAAGCTATTAGCTACTAGCTAGGTAATAATTGATTTACCACTACCTTCTCATAGGTTTACTAGCAATTCGTAGGAACATCTGACCCAGTCCATTGATTTCATTACTACTATTTGTGTTACTGCATCCCATATGAACCATTACTAGAATATCATCATGGATTTACGTTTGATTTGAGGTAAATATGCTTTATAGTAATGTCCTTACTACTAAGTGTTCCACTTTTACGTTCAAACATGCATGGCTCCATGCGGGACGGGTGGAGGGGTGGTTGGCTTAATTAAGCGCACGCTATGGCCGGCGCGTAGGATAAATAAATTTATGCTCATGCTTAGTTTAGcagtgctatatatatatatatatatacgcgttattcgtcaccctgggtgaggaatagttattcttcatccCTCTCTATTTTACCAtctatgcaccgtaattttacgttccgtaagttttgtcttatttccgacataaaaaaagaccgtaagaaaatatataatcgtcgtaaaaaatattttatattatgtaaaattacaaatgtaaaaacatagtgtaaaatacacataaattgcaaattttcttgtcttatgacctatatttttattttcttgtgccaaattttacgtagtgaatcaatatgaatgtaactatttgaatttcaaacgtaatttaattataaaataatcctaagattacctcgggtgaagaataaataattttgcaccctggatgatgaatagtatCACACTATAGGTTATAAgataagaaaatttgcagtttatgtgtattttagactatgttttaaGTCTGTAATTTGCAGTTCATATATAGTGATACTATTCATCACACatggtgcagaataagttattcttcatccgaggtaatcttacgatgatttcataattaaattacgtttggaattcaaatagttacattcctattgattcactacgaaaaatttggcataagaaaataaaaattagGTCATgaaacaagaaaatttgcagtgtatgtgtattttacactatgtttttacgtttgtaattttacataacataaaatatttttacgacgattatatattttcttacagtCTCTTTTTACGTTGGAAATAAGATAAAACTTACGGaatgtaaaattacggtgcattgatggtaaaatagaggaggggtgaagaataactattactcatccaggatgacgaatagcgcgacccatatatacctctattttaccatcaatgcaccataattttacgttccgtaagttttgtcttattttcgacgcaaaaagggaccgtaaAAAAATATATAATCTCCATAAAATATATTTTATGTTACCTAAAATTACAGACTTAAAACATAGtttaaaatacacataaactgcaaattttcttatcttataacctatatttttattttcttatgtcaaattttatgtagtgaatcaataggaatataactatttgaattccaaacttaatttaattatgaaatgatcgtaagattacctcgggtgaagaataacttattctgcaccctgggtgatgaatagtaacactaNNNNNNNNNNNNNNNNNNNNNNNNNNNNNNNNNNNNNNNNNNNNNNNNNNNNNNNNNNNNNNNNNNNNNNNNNNNNNNNNNNNNNNNNNNNNNNNNNNNNNNNNNNNNNNNNNNNNNNNNNNNNNNNNNNNNNNNNNNNNNNNNNNNNNNNNNNNNNNNNNNNNNNNNNNNNNNNNNNNNNNNNNNNNNNNNNNNNNNNNNNNNNNNNNNNNNNNNNNNNNNNNNNNNNNNNNNNNNNNNNNNNNNNNNNNNNNNNNNNNNNNNNNNNNNNNNN
This window contains:
- the LOC123128306 gene encoding uncharacterized protein; translated protein: MDPPVTGPRACYRTPRLLQSTHPAAPTRAHQRRSSPAQLRRAAPLLSRTSSSAAGDAYATAPSCLAQLPWPPCLPPKSPLFHPQSCFFFLPLRLLLARCGDTSSSLPPTPEEARGKQQCLALRLRHLGCAWAYGSVAASAVRQSAKEEEGDSVRRQGVLGMLLESPLFRPLLTPLIKKQNNMTQML